The proteins below come from a single Chitinophaga pinensis DSM 2588 genomic window:
- a CDS encoding kelch repeat-containing protein, protein MLLIFSTIGQAQSYLSYGLAFNGHEAVAEKRTSFEIGSGRPICLSGVVRLEFDLNFVSYNHIYFGYILRIINENQNIDLIYDQRASLFRIISGQKFFNISFAADAYRLYNDWNKLAITLDLNKQLISLSLNDRQAGSTAFNFKGNCFRFLYGANDDERFHTRDIPPMRIKDIRIFNNDRLHNHWPLEEVSDTLCYDISAREPARVKNGVWLKPGHQYWKMAGAFQLNGNAVTGFDSRNEQLLIAGIDSIITYDLRQNQHPRTAKSAKQENILIGCQGIYDTLTNRFYNFYIDHRKLATYDPSSSQWNKTFPDTILTEYWHANKFVSPLDTSLYIIGGYGQLKYKNQVQRYQLRTGNWDTLSVSGHFFPPRYLAGLGLNATGDTAFIVGGYGSITGDQMLDPGGYYDLFSFDIRSGTFTKRFNLDSVYGRFTFANSLVIDAKRRQYYGLVFPKDSFNSKLQLIQGSLDKPVYKLTGTPIPYSFYDVQSFADLYYAPGAGKLVAVTLLYADQELHQRETSVKVYTIDFPPLDPVIETAAAAPQKGFHKWLLFIGLFLLTCILVLWRYSRKRNKQLVTPMQTSSPDTAPVIAVPEEAPETDFIEAQPLAVEDDPNLPPASVEDPVVVPLQPVLPARSSIRLFGPFQAFSEDGTELTGLFTPLMKELLLLILIYTVRTGQGITSDELTEILWNGKSAKDAKNNRSVNLAKLKSILEKIGNCMINKKSVYWQFQFNEGQFSLDYEQFVHLTKAHSFVDRPVMTALLKVIESGAFLAKTEYDWLDDVKAEVSNVVIDMSLAYLKQESEDPEFVIRVANAIFFFDRLNEEALEFKCKSLVLLRRYSLANNTYEKFVKDYRDIYGEEFYKSFNDVIKA, encoded by the coding sequence TTGTTACTCATTTTTAGTACTATAGGACAGGCGCAATCTTATTTATCCTATGGGCTGGCGTTCAACGGACATGAAGCGGTTGCCGAGAAAAGGACTTCCTTTGAAATTGGTAGCGGCAGGCCCATATGTCTATCAGGCGTAGTAAGGCTGGAATTTGATCTGAACTTTGTTTCCTATAATCATATTTATTTTGGTTACATCCTGCGTATCATCAACGAGAACCAGAATATTGACCTGATCTATGATCAGCGGGCATCTCTTTTCCGCATCATCTCCGGACAAAAATTCTTCAACATCTCTTTTGCGGCAGACGCATACAGGCTGTACAATGACTGGAACAAACTGGCTATCACGCTGGACCTCAACAAACAGCTGATATCGCTTTCTCTCAATGACCGTCAGGCAGGAAGTACTGCTTTCAACTTCAAAGGCAATTGCTTTCGTTTTCTCTATGGCGCCAATGACGACGAGCGCTTTCATACCCGTGACATTCCTCCCATGCGTATCAAGGATATCCGCATCTTCAATAATGATCGCCTGCATAATCACTGGCCGCTGGAAGAAGTATCCGATACCCTTTGTTATGATATCAGTGCCCGTGAGCCCGCCAGGGTCAAAAATGGTGTATGGCTGAAGCCGGGGCATCAGTACTGGAAAATGGCCGGCGCCTTTCAGTTGAATGGTAATGCCGTAACAGGCTTTGATAGCAGAAATGAACAACTACTGATTGCCGGCATCGACTCTATCATTACCTACGATCTGCGGCAGAATCAGCATCCACGTACTGCAAAGAGCGCTAAACAGGAGAACATCCTGATCGGTTGTCAGGGTATCTATGATACGCTGACCAACCGTTTCTATAATTTCTATATCGACCACCGGAAGCTGGCCACTTATGATCCTTCTTCCTCGCAATGGAACAAGACTTTCCCCGATACCATTCTAACCGAATACTGGCACGCTAATAAGTTTGTTTCTCCGCTGGATACTTCGTTATATATCATCGGAGGATACGGTCAGCTGAAGTACAAGAACCAGGTGCAACGTTATCAGCTGCGTACCGGCAACTGGGATACCTTGTCGGTCAGCGGTCATTTCTTTCCTCCCCGTTATCTGGCAGGGCTTGGTCTCAACGCTACCGGAGATACAGCTTTCATTGTGGGTGGTTATGGTAGTATAACCGGCGATCAGATGCTGGATCCGGGAGGTTACTACGATCTCTTTTCCTTTGATATTCGTTCCGGAACATTCACTAAACGTTTCAACCTGGATTCTGTCTATGGCAGATTCACATTTGCGAACAGTCTGGTGATAGATGCCAAAAGACGCCAGTACTACGGACTTGTATTCCCCAAAGACAGTTTTAATTCCAAATTGCAACTGATCCAGGGTTCATTGGATAAACCGGTCTATAAACTGACAGGTACTCCGATCCCTTATTCTTTTTACGATGTACAGTCCTTTGCAGATCTTTACTATGCTCCTGGAGCGGGTAAATTAGTAGCCGTCACATTGTTGTATGCAGACCAGGAATTGCATCAACGCGAAACCAGTGTGAAAGTCTATACGATCGATTTCCCACCACTGGATCCGGTGATAGAAACTGCCGCTGCTGCTCCTCAAAAAGGCTTCCATAAATGGCTTTTATTCATAGGACTATTTTTGCTGACGTGCATACTTGTCTTGTGGCGGTACAGTAGAAAACGAAATAAGCAGCTTGTTACCCCAATGCAAACCAGTTCACCGGATACGGCTCCTGTTATCGCAGTGCCCGAAGAAGCACCTGAAACCGACTTCATCGAAGCACAACCTTTGGCTGTGGAGGATGATCCCAATCTACCACCAGCTTCCGTAGAAGACCCTGTTGTTGTTCCTTTGCAGCCTGTGCTACCTGCCCGTTCGTCTATTCGTCTGTTCGGTCCTTTTCAGGCATTTAGTGAAGATGGTACGGAGCTGACGGGGCTGTTCACGCCATTGATGAAAGAACTGCTCTTATTGATCCTGATTTATACTGTCAGAACGGGACAGGGGATTACTTCGGATGAACTGACAGAGATTCTCTGGAATGGTAAATCGGCTAAAGACGCTAAAAATAATCGCTCTGTTAACCTGGCGAAGCTGAAAAGCATTCTGGAGAAGATTGGTAACTGCATGATTAACAAGAAATCTGTGTATTGGCAGTTTCAGTTCAATGAAGGACAGTTTTCGCTTGATTATGAGCAGTTTGTTCATCTCACGAAGGCACATAGCTTCGTTGATCGTCCTGTAATGACTGCTTTGCTGAAAGTGATTGAATCTGGTGCATTTCTGGCGAAGACTGAATATGACTGGTTAGATGACGTTAAGGCTGAAGTGAGTAATGTGGTTATTGATATGAGTCTGGCTTATCTCAAGCAGGAGTCTGAAGATCCTGAGTTTGTGATCCGGGTGGCTAATGCGATCTTCTTTTTTGACCGGCTTAATGAAGAAGCATTGGAGTTCAAGTGTAAAAGTCTTGTTTTATTGCGGCGATATTCTCTGGCTAATAATACTTATGAGAAGTTCGTCAAGGACTATCGGGATATTTATGGCGAGGAGTTTTATAAGTCCTTCAACGATGTGATTAAAGCATAG
- a CDS encoding T9SS C-terminal target domain-containing protein — translation MKPTGVKLLLITISFFCVFSSASAAIFTVTTQADSGPGSLRDAITKANSNGTTEKDYIYFNISVTSPLRPVIVINSDLPALSSNIVVDASTQASTVYGVSTARVQLLRNNDQATFYGLRIDNASDVEIYGLVIATGGVAGESYGIQISGTCSDIIIGGNAKGNVIYGFKFGIYGVAPNTDPKTISNLTIQNNIIGMREDGVIAADAYSCYQPVLVTHLNGVTFGGNRADLGNIIAGTTYGVYLSADAGDVAATFNKIGTDVSGTAGTASYLFRDDYIAIAGATNGIVTVADNLIAGQSVYGLGLYGLRNGTFRVQRNKIGTEITGTAVLGQRSSGIRLTDCMRGVIGGTLLDKNIIAGCYDVPVVVVSTYQATISQNEMFCNNNTSIVTGPANSIQLLNWNPADGKAKPFVRVLTCNATTITGIATPNAKMEAFIPYRCGNGRKCDGRNYIETFLAGADGKWTYALKGRDGVIFSATDATGATSDYSNPVWSDDIENNIVHTACGESTGRIINKILYNATPFHWEDENGNTVGTDTSLLNVPAGRYRLVMYGAGCNKPECVEYSPFFEVKDISPVIQTGTMTIIPARCGVNNGSITGLQFQGINLKYNWYNVNMPAVSIGAGPTINNLAPGNYNITITDTINGCTATGGPFEISAVNAPVLNLSTVQLQNAVCSQPTGSITGLVVNGTGTITYTWTDATGQTVGNTAQLTNVPAGTYTLAFSDQSGCPAAGPSQPFVITAPGEILIDRSTAIIGEASCTVNDGSITGLQATNAETTRWMDDNGTVIGTGLNLTNLAPGNYRLEISNTYGCNVTTDFDVPQHEPDLITVSQLNTQNPVCNLNNGSVTGMILAGGTPASYRWLNMNDMEVSTVKDLTNAGDGIYRLYVKDIEQCEQLVATIILKTPNLPRIDATYLSIIDDVCSMTSGAIAGLGVNGKEPLSYAWLTPDSTVISTSLQAQSLPGGYDYTLRVTDAYGCVVYSDPLPVNAVDILLLAPTVKDVVIMKGMTADIKVTNLHQGSYNLFRPGTEWSETNTTGEFSVTDITGSTTFGINYQFGECVSPTTYFKVDIIDAVKVYAPTAFSPNGDGHNDIFRPKGIGVATYSLFTVMDRWGNSVYTAKDVSTGWDGTFRGKKVDAGAYVWLLQGIDILGQPVQEKGAVLVVY, via the coding sequence ATGAAACCTACAGGTGTTAAACTCCTGCTTATTACCATATCTTTCTTTTGTGTTTTTTCCTCTGCCAGCGCAGCCATATTTACTGTCACTACGCAGGCAGACAGCGGCCCCGGATCACTAAGAGATGCAATTACCAAAGCTAACAGCAACGGTACAACTGAGAAAGATTATATCTATTTTAATATTTCGGTGACATCGCCGTTAAGACCTGTTATTGTCATTAACAGCGACCTGCCGGCGCTGAGTAGTAACATCGTGGTAGATGCATCTACACAGGCATCCACCGTATACGGTGTCAGTACTGCCAGGGTACAGCTGCTACGTAATAATGACCAGGCGACATTTTATGGCCTTAGAATAGACAACGCTTCAGATGTGGAGATCTACGGACTCGTAATCGCCACTGGCGGAGTGGCTGGTGAAAGCTATGGTATTCAGATCAGTGGAACCTGTTCGGATATTATTATCGGAGGGAATGCTAAAGGCAATGTGATTTATGGGTTTAAGTTCGGGATCTATGGTGTAGCGCCCAATACGGACCCTAAAACCATCAGCAATCTGACTATACAGAATAACATTATCGGTATGCGGGAAGACGGCGTAATTGCAGCTGACGCATATTCCTGTTATCAGCCTGTGCTGGTAACACACCTGAATGGTGTAACATTTGGTGGTAACAGGGCTGATCTGGGAAATATTATTGCCGGTACTACTTATGGTGTTTATCTTTCTGCGGATGCAGGGGATGTGGCAGCTACTTTTAATAAGATCGGGACGGATGTCAGTGGAACTGCTGGGACAGCGTCTTATCTTTTCAGAGACGATTATATAGCGATTGCCGGTGCTACAAACGGGATCGTTACAGTGGCAGATAACCTGATAGCAGGACAGAGTGTTTACGGACTGGGATTGTATGGTTTGCGCAATGGCACTTTCCGGGTGCAACGCAATAAAATAGGGACGGAAATTACTGGTACAGCGGTACTCGGACAACGTTCTTCCGGCATCCGGCTGACCGATTGTATGAGGGGCGTAATCGGCGGTACACTATTGGATAAAAACATCATTGCCGGCTGTTATGATGTGCCGGTGGTCGTTGTGTCTACTTATCAGGCGACAATATCGCAGAATGAGATGTTCTGTAACAATAATACTTCTATTGTAACAGGACCTGCTAATAGTATACAATTACTGAACTGGAATCCTGCTGATGGGAAAGCAAAGCCTTTTGTACGGGTGCTGACCTGTAATGCTACCACCATCACCGGGATAGCTACGCCAAATGCTAAAATGGAGGCTTTTATTCCTTACAGATGTGGTAACGGACGTAAGTGTGATGGCCGTAATTATATTGAAACATTTTTAGCCGGTGCAGATGGTAAATGGACCTATGCACTGAAAGGCCGTGACGGTGTAATCTTCTCCGCCACTGATGCTACCGGCGCTACCTCCGATTACAGTAATCCGGTATGGAGTGATGATATTGAAAATAATATTGTACATACGGCCTGTGGAGAAAGTACCGGACGTATTATCAACAAGATTTTATACAACGCAACACCTTTTCACTGGGAAGATGAAAACGGAAATACAGTTGGTACAGATACTTCTTTGCTGAATGTGCCGGCAGGTAGATACCGCCTGGTAATGTATGGCGCGGGATGTAACAAACCGGAGTGCGTTGAGTATTCACCTTTCTTTGAGGTAAAAGATATAAGTCCTGTGATTCAGACAGGTACTATGACGATCATTCCTGCCAGATGTGGCGTTAATAACGGCAGCATCACAGGCCTCCAGTTCCAGGGTATTAACCTGAAATACAACTGGTATAATGTCAATATGCCCGCTGTAAGTATTGGCGCTGGCCCGACTATTAATAACCTTGCCCCCGGCAACTATAATATCACCATTACAGACACGATTAACGGTTGTACGGCAACCGGCGGACCTTTTGAAATTAGCGCTGTAAATGCACCGGTGCTCAACCTGAGCACCGTGCAATTGCAGAACGCAGTTTGTAGTCAGCCGACAGGTAGTATCACCGGACTAGTCGTAAACGGTACCGGTACGATCACCTATACCTGGACCGATGCCACCGGACAAACCGTAGGGAATACCGCGCAGCTGACCAATGTTCCTGCTGGTACCTATACACTTGCTTTTTCTGATCAATCTGGCTGTCCGGCAGCAGGACCTTCACAGCCATTTGTCATCACCGCACCGGGAGAGATCCTGATTGACCGTAGTACGGCTATCATCGGAGAAGCATCCTGTACGGTGAATGATGGTAGTATCACAGGCTTACAGGCCACTAATGCGGAAACTACCCGCTGGATGGACGATAATGGTACCGTGATCGGTACTGGTCTTAATCTGACGAATCTGGCCCCTGGCAATTATCGCCTGGAGATTTCAAATACCTATGGCTGTAACGTTACAACAGATTTTGATGTACCGCAGCATGAACCTGACCTGATCACGGTTTCACAGTTAAATACGCAGAATCCGGTTTGTAACCTGAACAATGGTAGTGTCACAGGTATGATCCTGGCAGGAGGGACGCCCGCCAGTTACCGTTGGCTGAATATGAATGATATGGAAGTGAGCACGGTAAAAGACCTGACCAATGCAGGCGATGGTATTTACAGATTGTATGTAAAAGATATTGAACAATGTGAGCAGCTGGTTGCTACCATTATCCTGAAAACACCCAATCTGCCGCGTATAGATGCTACTTATCTGTCTATTATCGATGACGTTTGCAGTATGACCTCCGGTGCTATTGCCGGTCTGGGTGTCAATGGGAAGGAACCGCTGTCTTATGCATGGCTGACTCCTGACAGTACGGTTATTTCTACCTCTTTACAGGCACAATCGTTGCCTGGAGGATATGACTATACGTTGCGGGTAACAGACGCCTATGGTTGCGTCGTATACAGTGATCCTTTACCTGTAAACGCAGTGGACATTTTGCTGCTGGCTCCGACGGTAAAAGATGTCGTGATCATGAAGGGAATGACCGCCGATATCAAAGTAACCAACCTGCACCAGGGTAGTTATAATCTCTTCCGTCCGGGCACAGAATGGTCTGAAACAAATACAACAGGAGAATTCAGCGTAACAGATATCACGGGTAGTACGACTTTTGGTATTAATTATCAGTTTGGGGAATGTGTGAGTCCGACGACCTACTTCAAGGTCGATATCATCGATGCGGTGAAAGTATACGCGCCTACCGCTTTCTCTCCTAATGGCGACGGGCATAACGACATCTTCAGACCCAAAGGGATAGGAGTGGCTACTTATAGTCTGTTTACCGTAATGGACCGCTGGGGCAACAGTGTATATACCGCTAAAGATGTCAGCACCGGATGGGATGGCACCTTCCGTGGTAAAAAAGTAGATGCCGGGGCTTATGTGTGGTTGCTGCAGGGAATTGATATTCTGGGGCAGCCCGTACAGGAGAAAGGAGCTGTTCTGGTGGTCTACTAG